The nucleotide sequence ATAAAAAAACTTTACAAAGAGTAATTATAATACCTAAAAAAATAATAAATATTTTATTAAAATAAATTTTTTTTAAAATGACTTTATATTTCAATATTTTAGTACATATTTTAATCCATGTCCCCATGAATTAAAATTTTATACATAAAACGTAGATTTGTAGTCGACAATGTCGATGTAGCATTCATTATTCTATTCTATTCTATAGAAATGTGTAAAAACTTTTTTTATGTCAAAAAACCAAAATAAAACTGGTGTATATAGTTTTTTTAATTGTATAGAAAAAAACTTTGATAAAGCTGCACGATTTATTTCTATTGAAAAAGGTCTTTTAGAACAAATCAAAGCTTGTAATGCTGTATATCGTATGCATTTTCCTGTAAAAATAGGAAAAGAAATAAAAGTTATTGAAGCATATAGAGTCCAGCACTCTCACCATAAACTTCCTTGTAAAGGAGGAATTCGATACAGCATTAAAGTGAATCAAGATGAAGTGATGACTTTAGCCGCTCTAATGACCTATAAATGCGCCATAGTTGATGTCCCTTTTGGGGGGGCTAAAGGAGGGATAAAAGTTGATCCACAAACTATATCAGCAGAAAACATAGAAAAAATAACACGCAGATACACTTCTGAATTAATTAAAAAAAATTTTATTGGACCGGGAATAGACGTCCCTGCTCCTGATTATGGTAGTGGAGAAAGAGAAATGAGTTGGATTTTTGATACTTTTTTATCTTTACGTTCTGGAGACGTAGATGCATTAGCTTGTGTAACAGGAAAACCAGTCTCTCAAGGAGGAGTAAGAGGAAGAAAAGAGGCAACAGGATTAGGCGTGTTTTATGGTATAAGAGAATTATGTCATGTAAAAGAAGACATGTCTTCTGTTGGTCTTGATGTGGGATTAGTTGGTAAGAAAATCATCATACAAGGATTAGGGAATGTTGGATATCATGCCGCTACTTTTTTTCATGAAGCAGGGGCTATTATAATAGCTTTAGCAGAAAGAGAAGGGGCGATTTATAATGAAAAAGGGTTAAATGTATCTCAAGTTTTTTTACATTTAAAAAATACTGGATCTATATTAAATTTTTCAGATGCAAAAAATATAGAAAATACGGAAAAGGCTTTAGAATTAGAATGTGATATTTTAATTCCAGCCGCATTGGAAAATGTAATACATAAAAATAATGCGAGCCGTATTAAGGCTAAAATTGTTGGAGAAGCAGCAAATGGACCTATTACTCCTGAAGCTGATGAAATATTAGAAAAAAAAGGAGTAATTATTGTCCCTGATATTTACTTAAACGCAGGAGGCGTTACTGTTTCTTATTTTGAATGGCTAAAAAATTTAAGTCATGTGCGTTATGGACGTATGGAAAAAAAATTCAGTGAAAATATGAATGCAGAATTATTACAAGTTATAGAAACAGTTTGCAAAAAAAGAATTTCAACAGAAGAAAAGAAAATTATTTTAAGAGGAGCAAGAGAAATAGATTTGGTACGTAGCGGATTAGAAGATACCATGATTAATGGATTTCATAAAATTCGTGATATAAAAAAATCATCCAAAATAGAAAACATGCGTACGGCAGCATTTGTACTGGCAATAAATAAAATTATTGATTCTTATGAAAAACTAGGAATTTTTCCATAATCATAATATCCTTATATCCTTTTTTATGAAAAAAAACGACAAAATATATTTTTCATGAAGTACAAAAGATCATTATTGAAATTAAGTGGAGAAGCTCTTATGGGGGAGAATGGATTTGGACTTCATTCTTCTCGTCTTAAACAATATGCTGAAGAAGTAAAAAAAGTGGTAGATATGGGGGCTCAAGTAGCTATAGTTATTGGAGGTGGCAATATATTTAGAGGTTTTTCTAAAATTAAGGAAAAAATTATAAATCGTATAGAAGGAGATTACATGGGAATGTTAGCTACCGTTATTAACGGTATAGCCTTCCAATCATATTTAGAAAATATAGGAATATGTACCTATATTCAAACAGCTATTAGAATGGATGAAATTGCGGAACCTTTTGGAAAAGATAGAGCGATACATCACCTTGAAAAAGGAAGAGTTGTGATATTTGTAGCCGGATTAGGAAACCCCTATTTTACTACAGATACAGCCGCTGTTTTACGTGCTATAGAAATAAAAGCTGATGTATTATTAAAAGGAACTAGAGTAGATGGAATTTACACAACAGATCCAGAAAAGAATAAGTATGCTAAAAAACTTAAAAATATATCTTTTGATATGGTATATCAAATGGGAATAAAAGTAATGGATCAAACTGCTTTTATTTTAGGGGACGAAAATAATTTACCTATTATTATTTTTGATATGAATAGAAAAGGTAATTTTAAAAAAGTAATTTCTGGAGAAGAAATAGGAACTATGGTTTCTAAAAAAGAATAAAATTATGAACGGATTAAATAACATTTTTTCCTCTTGCGAAGAAGACATGGAGAATATTTTAAAACAATTGAAAAAAGAAATTTACCGTATTCGATTGGGTAGTAAATCTGTTTCCTCTTTTTTAGGAAAAATAAAGATAAAATGTTATGAAACTTTTTTTCCACTTATGGAAGTATCTAACATTTCTATCATAGATAATATGAACATTTCTATTCATCCTTGGGATCGTTCTATTGTTCCAGCTATAGAGAAAGCTATTATTAATGCAAATCTAGGTTTTATACCTACCAATAAAGGTGATTCTATTCATATACATCTCCCCATAATTACAGAAGAAAGTAGAAAAAATTTGATAAAAAGAATAAAATTACAGATAGAAGAAGCGAAAATACTTATAAGAAAAATTAGAAAAAATAATAATCAATGTATAAAGAAATTAAAAATATCAGAAGATATTTCTAGAATGGGAGAACATCGTATACAAAAAATAACAGATGAATATATTCAAAAAATAGAGGATTTCTTTCTTCAGAAAAAAAAAGAAATATTGAACATATAAAATGATAAAAAAATATTCAATTAAAGAATTACTAAATAAAGGAAAATTTTTGATTGATCAAAAAGTATTGGTTGAAGGATGGATTCGATCTTTTCGTTATTCTATTTTTATTATTTTGAATGACGGTTCTACAATTAATAACTTGCAAATTATCTTATCCAAAAAATTTGATAAAAAAATTATAAAAAAAATAACAATTGGAAGTTCGATTAGAGTTATAGGAATAGTTAAAAAAAGTATTGGAAAAAAACAATATATAGAACTTAAATCTTTAGATATAATTATCTATGAATCAGTGGATAAAGAAATTCTTCAAAAGTCTATTTTGCAACCTAAAAAACATAGTTTTGAAAAACTTCGTGAACAGGCACATTTACGTTTTAAAACGAATATTTTTAGTTGTGTTATGCGAATTCGCCATCACATAGCATTTTGTATCCATAAATATTTTCATGAACATGGTTTTTTTTATCTTCATACTCCAATTATTACTACTTCAAATTGTGAAGGAACTGGAAAAATGTTTCAGATTACAACTATGAATTTAAAAAATCAACCCATTGACTATACTAAAGATTTTTTTAAATGTGAAACTTATCTCAGTGTATCCGGACAACTCGAAGCAGAAAGCGCTTCTTTAGGGTTAGGAAAAGTATATACTTTTGGTCCCGTATTTAGAGCAGAGAATTCCAATACATCACGACATTTATCTGAATTTTGGATGATAGAACCAGAAATTGCTTTTTATCATCTCGAAGAGAACATAAATTTAGCCGAAAATTTTCTAAAATTTATTATCAAATATATTGTTGAAAATAGTATGGAAGACTTAACATTTTTAGATCAACGTTTAAAAAAATATAGTCAAAAAAACCGTCTTTTAGAAAAATTAGAACTTATCTTGAAATTTCCATTCAAAAAAATTAGTTATACAGAAGTTATTAAAATTCTTGATCAAGAAGAAAAGAAAAAAAACATAAAATTTTTACATCCAATTGTTTGGGGGATGGATTTACAATCGGAACATGAACAATATTTAGTGGATAAATACTTTAAAACTCCTGTAGTTATATTTGATTATCCTTGCATCATTAAAGCTTTTTATATGCGTGTGAATAATGATGGAAAAACTGTTAGAGCTATGGATATTTTATTCCCTGAAATAGGAGAAATTATTGGAGGATCTCAAAGAGAAGAGCGATATGATATATTATTACAACGGATGAAAGACACAAACACTGATAAAAATAAACTATGGTGGTATTTAGATACACGTCGTTTTGGTTCTGTCCCTCACAGTGGATTTGGATTAGGTTTTGACCGTATAGTTCAATTTATTACAGGTATGAATAATATCCGTGATGTTATCCCATTTCCAAGAACACCAAACAATGCAGAATTTTAAAAAAAGATGTTAAAACAACAGTTATTCCAAAAAGGACAACATAAACTTTCTCCACAACAAATCCAATTAATGAAATTGGTTCAATTATCTACTTTAGATTTTGAACAAAGAGTTCAACAAGAATTGGAAGAAAATCCAGCTTTAGAAGAAGATAATTCTTCAGAATTAGAAGAATATTCAGATACATTAGAAAATGATCTTATTACAGAAGATCAAAATCAGTCTATAGATAGATCTGAAATAGATGAATATTTAAGTGATGACGAAATTGATGATTTTCAAATTAGCAATCAAAATTGTAATATAAAAAAACATATTCCTATTATTTCTGGAATTTCTTTTCAAGAATATTTAAAAAATCAATTGCATACATTTCGTTTAAGTGAAAAAGATTTATTAATCGCTGATTTTATATTAGGAAATATAGACAATGATGGTTATATCAGAAGAAAAATCACATCTATAGTAGATGATATTTATTTTACACTTGGAATATCTGTATCTACAGAAGAAGTAGAAAAATTGCTTGTAAATTATATACAAAAATTAGATCCTATAGGTATAGGATCCAGAAGTTTACAAGAATGTTTACTGATTCAATTAGAAAAAAAGAAAATAACTAAAGAAGTTTTTTTTTCAACAAAAATTATACGAGATCATTTTCAATCTTTTGTAAAAAAACATTATAAAAAATTGTATAAGAAATTAGGAATCACAAAAAAAAATTTACGAAAAGTAATTGATCAAATCAAGAAATTGAATCCTAAACCAGGAAAAATTTATTCTGATAACACTAAAAACTTGGATCATATTATTCCGGATTTTAATATTTATATTTCAGATGAAAAATTAGAACTTTCCCTAAATCAAAGAAACATTCCAGAATTAAAAGTATCACCTTTATATTTCAATATGTTAAAATCTTATAGATCAAAAAAAAATATAAATAAAAATGAAGAAACCATTGCATTTTTAAAACAAAAAATAGATTCAGCAAAATGGTTTGTCGACGCTATAAAACAACGTCAAAATACATTGATGCTTACAATGAATGCTATTATGGATTATCAAAAAGAATACTTTTTAACTGGAGACCCTATGAAAATAAA is from Blattabacterium cuenoti and encodes:
- a CDS encoding Glu/Leu/Phe/Val family dehydrogenase codes for the protein MSKNQNKTGVYSFFNCIEKNFDKAARFISIEKGLLEQIKACNAVYRMHFPVKIGKEIKVIEAYRVQHSHHKLPCKGGIRYSIKVNQDEVMTLAALMTYKCAIVDVPFGGAKGGIKVDPQTISAENIEKITRRYTSELIKKNFIGPGIDVPAPDYGSGEREMSWIFDTFLSLRSGDVDALACVTGKPVSQGGVRGRKEATGLGVFYGIRELCHVKEDMSSVGLDVGLVGKKIIIQGLGNVGYHAATFFHEAGAIIIALAEREGAIYNEKGLNVSQVFLHLKNTGSILNFSDAKNIENTEKALELECDILIPAALENVIHKNNASRIKAKIVGEAANGPITPEADEILEKKGVIIVPDIYLNAGGVTVSYFEWLKNLSHVRYGRMEKKFSENMNAELLQVIETVCKKRISTEEKKIILRGAREIDLVRSGLEDTMINGFHKIRDIKKSSKIENMRTAAFVLAINKIIDSYEKLGIFP
- the pyrH gene encoding UMP kinase — translated: MKYKRSLLKLSGEALMGENGFGLHSSRLKQYAEEVKKVVDMGAQVAIVIGGGNIFRGFSKIKEKIINRIEGDYMGMLATVINGIAFQSYLENIGICTYIQTAIRMDEIAEPFGKDRAIHHLEKGRVVIFVAGLGNPYFTTDTAAVLRAIEIKADVLLKGTRVDGIYTTDPEKNKYAKKLKNISFDMVYQMGIKVMDQTAFILGDENNLPIIIFDMNRKGNFKKVISGEEIGTMVSKKE
- the frr gene encoding ribosome recycling factor, with the protein product MNGLNNIFSSCEEDMENILKQLKKEIYRIRLGSKSVSSFLGKIKIKCYETFFPLMEVSNISIIDNMNISIHPWDRSIVPAIEKAIINANLGFIPTNKGDSIHIHLPIITEESRKNLIKRIKLQIEEAKILIRKIRKNNNQCIKKLKISEDISRMGEHRIQKITDEYIQKIEDFFLQKKKEILNI
- the asnS gene encoding asparagine--tRNA ligase; its protein translation is MIKKYSIKELLNKGKFLIDQKVLVEGWIRSFRYSIFIILNDGSTINNLQIILSKKFDKKIIKKITIGSSIRVIGIVKKSIGKKQYIELKSLDIIIYESVDKEILQKSILQPKKHSFEKLREQAHLRFKTNIFSCVMRIRHHIAFCIHKYFHEHGFFYLHTPIITTSNCEGTGKMFQITTMNLKNQPIDYTKDFFKCETYLSVSGQLEAESASLGLGKVYTFGPVFRAENSNTSRHLSEFWMIEPEIAFYHLEENINLAENFLKFIIKYIVENSMEDLTFLDQRLKKYSQKNRLLEKLELILKFPFKKISYTEVIKILDQEEKKKNIKFLHPIVWGMDLQSEHEQYLVDKYFKTPVVIFDYPCIIKAFYMRVNNDGKTVRAMDILFPEIGEIIGGSQREERYDILLQRMKDTNTDKNKLWWYLDTRRFGSVPHSGFGLGFDRIVQFITGMNNIRDVIPFPRTPNNAEF
- the rpoN gene encoding RNA polymerase factor sigma-54, coding for MLKQQLFQKGQHKLSPQQIQLMKLVQLSTLDFEQRVQQELEENPALEEDNSSELEEYSDTLENDLITEDQNQSIDRSEIDEYLSDDEIDDFQISNQNCNIKKHIPIISGISFQEYLKNQLHTFRLSEKDLLIADFILGNIDNDGYIRRKITSIVDDIYFTLGISVSTEEVEKLLVNYIQKLDPIGIGSRSLQECLLIQLEKKKITKEVFFSTKIIRDHFQSFVKKHYKKLYKKLGITKKNLRKVIDQIKKLNPKPGKIYSDNTKNLDHIIPDFNIYISDEKLELSLNQRNIPELKVSPLYFNMLKSYRSKKNINKNEETIAFLKQKIDSAKWFVDAIKQRQNTLMLTMNAIMDYQKEYFLTGDPMKIKPMILKNISQKIGVGISTVSRVANSKYVNTPYGTFLIKSFFSEKMINQKGKEVSSIKIKKLLGESIAKENKKKPLTDEKLSKILKKKGYIIARRTIAKYRDQMHIPVSRMRRNL